The Porphyromonas pogonae genome segment ACAGAAAAGATAGACCTGTACAAAGGAGACATCGTTGCCGTAGAGGCCTCCCCCGGTCACGATATAGGTATCGTTACGCTCACCGGAAAGCTGGTACCGCTGGCTATGGCGAAGCACAAATACAATCCGGAGAAAAACGAAGACCGTAAGATATATCGTATAGCTCGTCCCGGAGATATTGAAAAATGGGAAGAAGCGAAGTCACGTGAGCATGACACGATGATACAGTCACGGCAAATAGCAGCCGATCTCAATCTGGATATGAAGATAGGCGACGTAGAGTATCAGGGCGATGGTAACAAGGCAATCTTTTACTACATTGCCGACGGGCGAGTCGATTTCCGCCAACTCATACGTGTACTGGCCGATACTTTCCATGTACGTATCGAGATGAAACAGATCGGGGCACGGCAGGAAGCCGGTCGCATCGGAGGTATAGGCCCCTGTGGCAGGCAGCTGTGCTGCTCATCATGGATGACCAACTTTATATCTGTAAATACCTCTGCCGCGCGCATCCAAGATCTGTCCATGAATCCGCAGAAACTCACGGGACAATGTGCCAAGCTCAAATGCTGTATGAACTTCGAAGTAGATGCTTATCTTGAGGTGCAGAAGAAGCTGCCCAGCAAAGAGGTGGTGCTCGAAACACTACACGGATCATACTACCACTTCAAGACGGACAACTTCCAGCGTATGCTTACCTACAGCCCGTCCAAGACCTCCACGATGCATATGGTCACCATCCCAGCCAAGCGTGTATTCGATATCATAGCGATGAACAGGCGTGGAGAGAAACCTGAGACTCTGGAATATGACTCGCTCAACGACAAGCCTCAAAAGCAAACGGCAGACATCCTCAACGAGAACAGCCTTACACGATTTGATGGCGGAGCCGAACACAACGGACAAGGAGGCAAGAGATCTCACAATGGACGTAATGGCGACAGGAATCGCAATAGGAAGCCACCCCACGCCGTTATGCAACAGCCTGACAAGTTACAGGACTCACGTCCCAACCCCAAGAACGAAAATAGAAGAACAGAGGAGCAAAGGCGTGTGGCGGATAGGAGCAACAGGCAGCGCGAGGGCGGACAAAATGGCCATCCCAACAATCAGCCCCGCAAAACAGAGCAGATAAGAAACGGAGCATTCAACAGAGAAAATAAAAACGGTAACAATCAGGGACGAAACATTAGAGAAAACCGTCCTGCTACCGACAATAAGGAATAAACCAACCCATCAGTCATTACGATACAGTGATACCACTATTACTCCATTACCTCAGGCAGCACTACATGGCAGTATTGCTATGTAGTGCCATGTTGTGCCTAGCTCTTACAGGCTGCGACAGCCCGGGACCGGACAAGGAGTTTATCAGTTATCGCAAAGTCGACGACAATACTTGGAGCCCTGATATGCCTGTGACTTTCGATCTGTTCTTCCCCAAGATCGGAGATACATACAGCTTACAACTCCTGCTGCGCCACAACAATGACTATCCCAGTGGCAGGGTAAGCATCCGGGTAGAGT includes the following:
- a CDS encoding gliding motility lipoprotein GldH family protein, which translates into the protein MIPLLLHYLRQHYMAVLLCSAMLCLALTGCDSPGPDKEFISYRKVDDNTWSPDMPVTFDLFFPKIGDTYSLQLLLRHNNDYPSGRVSIRVEFMRDYQYRRVDTLHLNLASAPGKWLGHGVVLKEISCPVYYSISPPIAGIYKLNVSPLDVSGANGIENVGVRLLKK
- the ricT gene encoding regulatory iron-sulfur-containing complex subunit RicT, translated to MKYINSKSTNGCCRMNKTGSNGCLKTQLNTFDWLTDIPHFHESGDYVEVQFKNTRKGYYLNTEKIDLYKGDIVAVEASPGHDIGIVTLTGKLVPLAMAKHKYNPEKNEDRKIYRIARPGDIEKWEEAKSREHDTMIQSRQIAADLNLDMKIGDVEYQGDGNKAIFYYIADGRVDFRQLIRVLADTFHVRIEMKQIGARQEAGRIGGIGPCGRQLCCSSWMTNFISVNTSAARIQDLSMNPQKLTGQCAKLKCCMNFEVDAYLEVQKKLPSKEVVLETLHGSYYHFKTDNFQRMLTYSPSKTSTMHMVTIPAKRVFDIIAMNRRGEKPETLEYDSLNDKPQKQTADILNENSLTRFDGGAEHNGQGGKRSHNGRNGDRNRNRKPPHAVMQQPDKLQDSRPNPKNENRRTEEQRRVADRSNRQREGGQNGHPNNQPRKTEQIRNGAFNRENKNGNNQGRNIRENRPATDNKE